In Elstera cyanobacteriorum, the genomic stretch TGCCTCGATAATCCCATCGGGCCGGGCAAAGCCGATCCAGGCATAGCGCGGAAAGCTGCGCTGTAAGTCAGCCATCCACTGCCGCCGCTTTGCCTCGCGCGCACTGCTTTCGGCGACATAGGGGTCGAGCCGGGCGAAGGTTTGTACTTGGCTGTAAACGTCGAACATATCTTGGTCGAGCCGTTCGGCCATTTCATGGGCCAAACCGCTCAGCCGTTCCCCGATTCGGGCTTCTAGACGTTCAGAAAGCCGAAGGTTTAACAGACCAATGGTTGCAAAGGAGCACACAAGAATAATAACGGCAGTAAGGGCCGAAATTTGAACACTTAATGAAAACCGCTCCAGAAACTGTTTATCCATCGGTCGTCAAAGAATAATCGTCAGGAAACCGGCTCACCCTAGAGCGAAATCTACGCTGCGGCAATCGTGAGGACGCAAAAACGAAAAAAGGGGCGGAAAGCCGCCCCTTTTTCATACCATAATACCGGATTTATTCGGCGGCCTGGGCCAACTCCGGCGCCACCCAGCGCAGAATCGGCTTGCGGGCGGCCAGGGTTTCATCAAGGCGGCGGCGCGGCGTTAGGCGCGGGGCGGCGTGGAACGCCTCCGCTGTGCCGGCCTTGGCCTTGTCCGCCAGGCTGCGCATGACGGCGATGAACTGGTCCAAGGTGGCCTTATCTTCCGTCTCGGTCGGTTCGATCAGCATCGCCCCATGCACGACCAGCGGGAAATACATGGTCATCGGGTGATAGCCTTCGTCGATCAGCGCCTTGGCAAAATCGAGCGTGGAGACGCCGGTATCCTTCAGGAAATCGTCGTTGAACAGCACTTCGTGCATGCACGGCCCTTCGAAGGGGGCGGAGAAGACATCCTTCAGGCTGGCCAGAATGTAATTGGCGTTCAGCACCGCATCCGACGAGACCTGCCACAAACCATCGGCCCCGTGGCTGAGCATATAGGCCAGCGCGCGGACGAACATGCCCATCTGGCCGTGGAAGGCTTTGAGCCGCCCGAAGCTCTGGGCCGCTTCGGCCTTGGCCTGTTCCAGCACGGCATAGCTGCCGTTCTGATTGACCACCCAGGGCAGCGGGGCGAAGGGCGCGAGCGCGTCCGACAGCACCACCGGCCCCGAACCCGGACCACCGCCGCCGTGCGGGGTGGAGAAGGTTTTGTGCAGGTTGATATGCATGCAATCGACGCCGAGGTCGGCCGGGCGGACCCGGCCGACGATGGCGTTGAAATTAGCGCCGTCGCAGTAGAAATAGCCGCCCGCGCCGTGGATGGCGTCGGCAATCTCGCGGATGTCGCGCTCGAACAGCCCGCAGGTATTCGGATTGGTCAGCATGATCGCTGCCACATCCGGCCCCAGCTTGGCCTTGAAGGCATCGAGATCGACGCGGCCTTCGGTGGTCGCCGGGATCGGATCGACGGTGAAGCCAATCGCGGCAGCGGTCGCCGGATTGGTGCCGTGGGCCGATTCGGGCACCAGCACCCGCGTGCGGTGGCTTTCGCCGCGCGCCGCGAGGGCGGCCTTAATCGCGACCATGCCGCAGAATTCCCCATGCGCCCCGGCGGCGGGGGACATGGCGACGGCGGGCATGCCGGTCAGCGTCTTCAGCCAATGGGCCAGGGTATCGATCAACTCCAGCGCGCCTTGCACGGTGGAAATCGGCTGCAACGGGTGCACGTCCGAGAAACCGGGCAGCCGCGCCATGCGTTCATTGAGGCGCGGATTATGCTTCATCGTGCAGGAGCCGAGCGGGAAGAAGCCCGAATCGATGCCGTAGTTCTTCTGGCTCAGGCGGGTGAAATGGCGCACCACCTGCGGTTCGGCGAGATCGGGCAAGCCTATGCCGCCGCGCCGGGCAAGCCCGCCCAAGCGGTTCGGAGCCTGCGGGGCGTCCGGCAGATCGACGCCAAGACGGCCCGGCTGGCCGAGTTCGAAGATCAGCCCTTCTTCCAGCACAAGGCCCCGGTTGCCGGAGAAGGTTTCGACAGACGCCGTTTCAGCGGCGGTTTCGCGGGCGCTACGGCCCTGGGAACGGTCGAGAAGGGTCATGCCAGCACCTCTTTCAGCCCGGCGACGAGCGCGTCCATATCCTCGTCGGTCACGGTTTCGGTGACGGCGACGAGCAGGTGATTCTTAAGGTCGGAATGATCCGGCCACAGGCGGGCGGCGGGCACCCCGGCCAGAATGCGCTTCTGGGCCAGGGCTTCAACCACTGCCGAGGCATCCTTCGGCAGCACCAGCGTCACTTCATTGAAGAACGCTTCGTTCAGCACGCGCACGCCCGGAACCGCCTTCAGCTTTTCAACGAGCTGGCTGGTCTTGGCGTGATTGAGCGCCGCCAACTGCGTAAAGCCGGTTTCGCCCAGCAGCGACAGATGCACGGTGAAAGCGAGGGCGCAGAGGCCCGCGTTCGTGCAAATATTGCTGGTGGCCTTCTCGCGCCGGATGTGCTGCTCGCGGGTCGAGAGCGTTAGCACCCAGCCGCGCTTACCGTCGGCATCGACGGTTTCGCCGCAGAGACGGCCCGGCATCTGGCGCATGTATTTTTCGCGCGTGGCAAAGAGACCGACATAGGGGCCGCCGAAGTTAAGGCCACTGCCGATAGACTGGCCTTCGGCGACGACGATATCCGCCCCCATCGCCCCCGGCGGCATCAGCGCGCCCAGGGAAACGGCTTCCGTCACCACAACAACCAGCAGCGCCCCTTTGGCGTGGGCGGCATTGGCCAACGGCGTCAGATCGCGGATATGCCCGAAGACGGAGGGGTTTTGCACGACGACGCAGGCGGTCTGATCGTCGATGCGGGACGCGAGATCTTCCAGGCCTTCCGGGTCGGCAGCGGCGCTATCCAGCGTGAAATCGCCATAGGCGGCGTGGGTCGCGGCGATTTCCGCATAATGCGGGTGTAGCCCACCCGACAGGATCGCCTTCTTGCGCTTGGTGACGCGGGTCGCCATCACGACGGCTTCAACGCAGGCGGTGGAACCGTCGTACATGGAGGCGTTCGCCACCTCCATGCCGGTCAGCATCGCGACTTGCGTTTGAAACTCGAAGAGATATTGCAGCGTGCCTTGGGCGATTTCCGGCTGATACGGCGTGTAGGCCGTCAGAAACTCGCCGCGCTGGATGATGTAATCGACGCTGGCGGGCACATGGTGGCGATAAGCCCCGGCGCCGACGAAGAAAGGAACTTCGCCCGCAACCAAGTTCTTACCGGCCATCGCCTTCAACTGCCGCTCGACCGAGAGTTCCCCGGCGTGGTGCGGCAGATCGACCGGCGCGCGGCGCACGGCGGCGGCGGGAACATCTTTGAACAGGGCATCGACGGAGGGGGCGCCGATAGTGGCGAGCATCGCCCGCCGGTCGGCCTCGGTCAGCGGCAGATAGCGCATGTTAGGCTCCGATATGGGCCTGATAGGCCGCTTCGTCCATAAGACCGTCGAGTTCGCCAGCGTCGGCCAGGGTCAGTTCGAAGAACCAACCATCGCCCTGCGGATCGGTGTTCACTAGGCTGGGATCGTCCGGCAGCGCGTCGTTGACCGCCGAAATCGTGCCGGAAACCGGGGCGTAAATGTCCGACGCGGCCTTAACCGACTCGACCACCGCGGCTTCCTTGCCCTTGGCGAATTTGGCGCCAACGGTGGGCAGATCGACGAACACCACGTCGCCCAACTGTTCCTGCGCATAGGCGGTAATGCCGACGCGGGCGGTGGTGCCGGTGATCAGCACCCATTCGTGATCTTCGGTGAACTTCAAGCTGCTCATGACGGAAAGCCTTTCTTAGCGAACGTAACGATGGGGCGTGAACGGCAGGGCGGCAACCTGGGCCGGAACCGGCTTGCCGCGCAGTTCCAGGAACAGGGCGCGGCCCACGGCGGCATGGCTGGCAGCGACATAGCCCATCGCCACGGGACCATTGACCGTGGGGCCAAAGCCGCCGCTGGTGACCGTGCCAAGAAACTCGGTCAGCGCGGCATCGGCGTAAATCTTCGCCCCTTCGCGCACGGGCGCCCGGCCTTCCGGTTGAAGGCCGACGCGGCGGCGGCTGGTGCCATCGGCCAACTGCTGCTGCACCACGGACGCGCCGGGGAAACCGCCTTCGGCGCGGCGGCGCTTGGAAATCGTCCAGGCCAGATCGGCTTCGATGGGCGTAGTATCCTGGGTGATGTCGTGACCATAGAGGCAAAGCCCGGCTTCGAGCCGCAGCGAATCGCGCGCGCCGAGGCCGATGGGTTTCACCCGCGCATCGGCAAGCAAGGCCTGCGCCAGCGACTGCGCAGCGCTATTCGGCACCGAAATTTCGAACCCATCTTCGCCGGTATAGCCGGAGCGGGTGATGAACAGCGTCACCCCGCTCCAAGCAAACTCCGCCCCCGACAGGAAGCCCAAGTCTTCAACGCCCTCGATCAGCGTTTCCAACACGGTCACCGCCTGCGGGCCTTGCAGCGCCAGCAGCGCGGCGTCGTGATGCTCGATCACCTCGCAATCGGGCAGCTTGGCGCGGAAACGGGCAATATCCTGGGTCTTGCAGGCGGCATTGACGACGACGAACAGCCGATCTTCGAGCTTGGTCACCATCAGATCATCAAGGATACCGGCGGCATCGTCGGTCAGCATCGTATAGCGCATGCGGCCCGGCTTCAGCGCCTGGATGTCGCCCGGCACCAGCCGTTCTAGCGCGGCGGCGGGATCGGCGCCATTCAGGCCCCGGATCGTCACTTGCCCCATGTGCGACACGTCGAACAGCCCGGCGCTGCTGCGCGTGAAATTATGCTCGGTTAGAATGCCGGTCGGATATTGCACCGGCATGGCATAGCCCGCGAAGGGCACCATGCGTGCCCCAAGGGCGCGATGCAGCGCATCGAGCGCGGTGGTCAGCAGGGGAGTCTCGGTATCGGTCACAGTCTGGGTGCCTTTCGCGCAAGCGATCTCGCGTGCCGTCCTCCGACGGCGGGCACCCCCTCTGTCTTTAAACCTGAAAGATCGACCGGGCTTTCACCCAGCTTGCCTCGTCGGTGGACGGCAGACGCCGCCGCTTTCCAGAGCAGCCTTTCCCTGTGCGGTCCATTTGCCTGAGAGTTTCCGGGGCGGGTTGCTCCTTCGGCGGCGGACGGCTCCGCGCTCTCCCACGCAGGGCTTTATGACCTAAGGGCAGGTATGGGGGATTCGGGCCGGGAAGTCAATTGGCCTTCCCCCCGTGTGAATTAGTTATTCTGGATCGAGACCCCATTGCTATCGATCCGCAACTCCAGCCCCTTCGGCTTTGTCTGCTCACGGTAGATATAGGCGCCAAGGCCTGCAATCACAGCGATCAGCACGCCGATTAGAATATAGCCGAATTTGTTCATGCTGCCCGCCGTAAAAGTCCGAGAACGACCAAGAAGATAATCGCGCCGATGGTGGCGTGCAGGATCGCCGACAGAATACCGCCGCCAAAAACTAAGCCGACCGAGGGCAAGATCAGCCCTGCGACGAAAGCGCCGACGACGCCAACAACGGCATTGCGGATAAAGCCGAAGCCGCCTCCCGCCACCACTAGGCCCGCGAGCCAACCGGCGACGGTGCCGACGAACAGAAAAACCAGCAACGAGGGAACGCCCATGATCGACCTCCCAATCGGGTGAGGAGACCCGCAGCCTATTGCAGAATCAGGTAATTATTGACGTAACCGACCTTCTGGGTGCGCACGCTCATTGTCACGCGGCGGCCATCGGCGAATTGCAGGGTGATCGAGCCTTTTGGTGAGCCGTTCGGGTGGGTCGCCTGAATAACGATCCCGGCGGCGGCATCGAAGGCTAGCTTTAAGCCGCGATCCATTTTCGATTTCATCACCTGATAGCCGCGCGGCGGTAGGATATAGAGCTGCCCAACGTCGGGCACGACGCCGTTTAGCGTCTGGCTATCGCGCACGGTCAGAACCTTGCGCTCCTCCTTCGCCGGGCCTGCCGCAGCGGCGGGCAGGGCGGTGAAGCAGGCGAGCAGCAGAAGCGGCAGCAGGCGGCGCATGGTCATTCCTTTGAAACCTGTTCGGCAAAGATCGCCTTCAGATCAGCCTCGGTCAAGGCGCGCCAGTCGCCGGGGCCTAATTGTCCCAAATCAAGACCGCCGATCTGGGCGCGGTGCAGGGTTTCGACGTGATT encodes the following:
- the gcvPB gene encoding aminomethyl-transferring glycine dehydrogenase subunit GcvPB, with the protein product MTLLDRSQGRSARETAAETASVETFSGNRGLVLEEGLIFELGQPGRLGVDLPDAPQAPNRLGGLARRGGIGLPDLAEPQVVRHFTRLSQKNYGIDSGFFPLGSCTMKHNPRLNERMARLPGFSDVHPLQPISTVQGALELIDTLAHWLKTLTGMPAVAMSPAAGAHGEFCGMVAIKAALAARGESHRTRVLVPESAHGTNPATAAAIGFTVDPIPATTEGRVDLDAFKAKLGPDVAAIMLTNPNTCGLFERDIREIADAIHGAGGYFYCDGANFNAIVGRVRPADLGVDCMHINLHKTFSTPHGGGGPGSGPVVLSDALAPFAPLPWVVNQNGSYAVLEQAKAEAAQSFGRLKAFHGQMGMFVRALAYMLSHGADGLWQVSSDAVLNANYILASLKDVFSAPFEGPCMHEVLFNDDFLKDTGVSTLDFAKALIDEGYHPMTMYFPLVVHGAMLIEPTETEDKATLDQFIAVMRSLADKAKAGTAEAFHAAPRLTPRRRLDETLAARKPILRWVAPELAQAAE
- the gcvPA gene encoding aminomethyl-transferring glycine dehydrogenase subunit GcvPA; translated protein: MRYLPLTEADRRAMLATIGAPSVDALFKDVPAAAVRRAPVDLPHHAGELSVERQLKAMAGKNLVAGEVPFFVGAGAYRHHVPASVDYIIQRGEFLTAYTPYQPEIAQGTLQYLFEFQTQVAMLTGMEVANASMYDGSTACVEAVVMATRVTKRKKAILSGGLHPHYAEIAATHAAYGDFTLDSAAADPEGLEDLASRIDDQTACVVVQNPSVFGHIRDLTPLANAAHAKGALLVVVVTEAVSLGALMPPGAMGADIVVAEGQSIGSGLNFGGPYVGLFATREKYMRQMPGRLCGETVDADGKRGWVLTLSTREQHIRREKATSNICTNAGLCALAFTVHLSLLGETGFTQLAALNHAKTSQLVEKLKAVPGVRVLNEAFFNEVTLVLPKDASAVVEALAQKRILAGVPAARLWPDHSDLKNHLLVAVTETVTDEDMDALVAGLKEVLA
- the gcvH gene encoding glycine cleavage system protein GcvH, with protein sequence MSSLKFTEDHEWVLITGTTARVGITAYAQEQLGDVVFVDLPTVGAKFAKGKEAAVVESVKAASDIYAPVSGTISAVNDALPDDPSLVNTDPQGDGWFFELTLADAGELDGLMDEAAYQAHIGA
- the gcvT gene encoding glycine cleavage system aminomethyltransferase GcvT; translation: MTDTETPLLTTALDALHRALGARMVPFAGYAMPVQYPTGILTEHNFTRSSAGLFDVSHMGQVTIRGLNGADPAAALERLVPGDIQALKPGRMRYTMLTDDAAGILDDLMVTKLEDRLFVVVNAACKTQDIARFRAKLPDCEVIEHHDAALLALQGPQAVTVLETLIEGVEDLGFLSGAEFAWSGVTLFITRSGYTGEDGFEISVPNSAAQSLAQALLADARVKPIGLGARDSLRLEAGLCLYGHDITQDTTPIEADLAWTISKRRRAEGGFPGASVVQQQLADGTSRRRVGLQPEGRAPVREGAKIYADAALTEFLGTVTSGGFGPTVNGPVAMGYVAASHAAVGRALFLELRGKPVPAQVAALPFTPHRYVR
- a CDS encoding GlsB/YeaQ/YmgE family stress response membrane protein, which encodes MGVPSLLVFLFVGTVAGWLAGLVVAGGGFGFIRNAVVGVVGAFVAGLILPSVGLVFGGGILSAILHATIGAIIFLVVLGLLRRAA